The genome window CCAGAGCACAAACAGGCGTTGACTGATGATGATATTACTGTAATCAGAAGAAATATTGAGACGAAAGGCGTACTTGAAGTTCCCACTGAATCGATTAGAAAACAATGGAAATTAGTATTTAAGAAGCACTTTTTGGAGAGGATAATTAATGTAAGTGTgactgaaacatttgaaattaaatttttataaaatattttctgcagAGCAGCAAGGACTGTCTATCGATGTATCAGATGTATCGTCAAGGAATGATTGAAGGACAAGATATCGATTGCCAAACCATCGTACTTTTCTACAGAATCCAAAAGATGGTCAACTTGACGTGTAACGCACTGCGGCAACAAATCACAAATACTGAACACAGAAGGCTGGAAAAAGAGATTAAGGAGGTGTTGGATGATTGGTCACAAGAGCCAGatattaaaaagaaatatttgacGGGAAGACGTGTCGATCTTGCAGAAGAAATtcgtatgtttttttctgatcttcaaatttttattaatgaaaaccTGGATTTCTCATGCAAAgttatacttttaaaattctttaaattccaaatgtaatgtaaatttttataattgagattccattttcaatttcaaaatgttgcgaagtttcattcaaaacaaaattatacaTTCTCCATTTCAGAACAAGTTCGCCGAATCCAAGAGAAACTCGAAGAGTTCATGGCTCAATTACAAcgtgaaaaaatctgaaatctcCTCGATGTTTGATCAGCTAAAACGATTTTCTTAGATTCTAGGTGTGTGcaattgtttgtttgtttgtttgtttctaGTTCTATTATCACATAGACTCGAAAATAGGTTCTCTAAAACATGTAATTTTGTCACttgtttttgtaagttttcatCACGGCTTTTTGGTgcttttttgccattttattttatttttccatccTTTCATTGACACGAAAATGTATAGCTAGTCTTTTGCCTGccctcaatttttgataggttATCTCAACTTTGAaccggtttttttgttgtaaatatGATCTAGGTCTCTAATTATTGTgctttttccccaattttataattttttaaaatttaaacgaaGATTTTTCCCTAAACtaacattttcatttgtttttttttcgtattatgCTTCGGTTTTTCGATAGAAAATCCGCTTCTGGGTACCTTTTTTTATCCTGCTACCACTtgtttaatttatatttagaTGTCCATCAACACGGCGAACACGCCGGACGGACTTGGTGTCCTACTGTATAATGGAGAAACCATCGTGATTTTTGCACAAGGAGTAGTAATGACACTAGGAACCAGTGAAAATGAGGTAATTTATTGcagtatttttttcatatctttTAAACACCAAAAATCTTCATTAGCacaaatgctgaaaattataatcatattttcgaatttatagAATTTGGAAGGACGTCGAACGGGAACCATCTACCTCACATCACACAGAATCATTTTCATGCCAGACCCTGGAGATTGGCTgaaatcatttgaaattccattcaACAGTATGCAAGATGTTAACTTAAACCAGCCGATTTTCGGAGCCAACTACCTATGTGGAATCGCCTCGGCTGTTCAAGGAGGACAAATGCGCGGAGAGGTTAAATGGAGAATGACATTCAACAGAGGGGGATGTATTGAATTCGGGCAATCTCTATTGCAAGCAGTCGAAAGAGCTGTTCGAATGAGACCAGAGAATGCTCCACCTGCATATTCTCCACCAATTGGAGATTTCTACTCTGCACCGCCAGCTTATTATCAGCCGTCGCCGGATCAaggtaagattttttgaacattaaaaataatcctgaattcgaaattaaaattacctAAAAAATGTTAAGCGTAATCATTAGAGATTTGTatgaatttgaacatttttcacttttttgaaaaacgaaaaaaaaaggaatccaagtttgaaacattttttaaaattttttaaagattaatttttaaaaaaacgagttttttcttttttttttcgatcactttttgtttaagagagattttttgctaaaaataccaaaaatctTCAGTTCTGGTCAGacagttttgcaaaaatgaaaacgtgCTCTAATGCAACTTTCTTCCACCTCGTTGCATTtttgtttcacaattttgttgatttttgaattgattttacCATCTTTCTTTGGATTTAATggttttcttatcaaattcgttagaaaaataatattaaaccgcatttaactttttttttattttaaaattattcccCGGTTAATCCGATTAATAATagatttcacattttcaggaCCAAATGGTTTCAATCCAACCACCGATTCGTTCCCAGATCAGCCGAACCCATCACGAGTTTTCATGAGCTCAGCACCACCACCATATCCAGGAATCGGACCAGAACGCGGCCCACATCCAACTGAAGAACTTCATGTTGCTGGACAATTTGAAGCACCACCAGCTTATGGTTCAGGAGAAACAGCCGATGGATTGAGGCGAAGAAATTAACTTGTaaatttaacaacaaaaaatgacattaGAGAAAGTGTTTAGTTCAAAATTATGGGGAAACACGTAGAAAACAAAGCCAATTTacccataatttttttccgcaTCGAAAAATGATTCCAAATAAGCTCAGAAGTCTAGTTGCACACAAAAACTATCTAAAATTCcaccatttattttttgtttttttttttaatttttgcacgTCTCTCTAAAAATCTCATGTGAATATAAGtaaaagttgtgataaaactATAAACTTTCGGTAGACTAAGTCTATGCCCTCTCTCTCTTGATGCCCCCTCTCGTTCCCAGGATAAAGTATATATGTATAAGTGGAATTATATCTCTTTCTCTGATTCacagaacatttattttattttctcttttttttcgttgaaaaacacaatttttcttttaattgtaaataaataaataatttaaaatatttattaagaactttatattttttattgattttttcaaaaccatttttcagttttcagctgAATTTACTATTTTGATTCAGattatttctttaatttagtttttttttcaattacaggGTTCAGAAAAAAGTCAATATGGCTTCGAATTTAACTGTCAATGTCCACCCGGGAGTCTACATGAATGTTGTCGACACTCATATGAGACGTACCAAGAGTTCTGCGAAAAATACAGGACAGGAAAAGTGCATGGGAACACTTATGGGATACTATGAGAAAGGATCGATTCaggtaaaaatatttataattacagaaaaaagagcctaattttttgaaaaaactgaaattttgcaagcTTATTGGTGTCTGGAACTGTatttaatctaatttttttaattttatgtaaATACCATCGACCGAAAAAGTATCTAAAACAACgaataaaaactcaaaatgaccgaatgcTCAAGTGCTCACAcaaaaatatgccaaaattttgaaaaaagtatactttcagctaaaatcttcaattttgcaaGCTTTCCCGTGTCACAAAGGTCGGAACTTAATAATATTCAATTATTAcaatttattgcatttttgtgGAACTAGAAGCAAGTTCTGGCCGCTGTAACCctgaaaagtttgcaaaatggATGATTTTCgctaataatattttttttggaattcatgatattttctccaatttttattttccaggtCACAAATTGTTTCGCGATCCCTTTCAATGAGAGCAACGACGATTTGGAAATCGATGATCAATTCAATCAACAAATGATCTCTGCATTAAAGAAAACTTCTCCAAATGAGCAACCAGTTGGATGGTTCCTTACAACATCTGACATTACTTCTTCGTGTCTCATCTATCACGACTACTATGTACGTGTCATCACTGAAGCATCGGCTCGTCGTGAATCTCCACCAATTGTCGTTTTGACAATTGACACGACTTTCTCTGGAGATATGTCAAAGCGTATGCCAGTTCGTGCCTATCTTCGCTCAAAAGCCGGAATTCCTGGAGCTGCTGGACCACACTGTGCTATTTTCAACCCACTTCGTGTCGAATTAGCTGCATTCCCGGGAGAACTGGTTGCTATGCAACTTATCGAAAAAGCTTTGGATTCCAGAAGAAGAGAGGCAACTCTTGAAAGTGGATT of Caenorhabditis elegans chromosome II contains these proteins:
- the wbp-2 gene encoding GRAM domain-containing protein (Confirmed by transcript evidence); the protein is MSINTANTPDGLGVLLYNGETIVIFAQGVVMTLGTSENENLEGRRTGTIYLTSHRIIFMPDPGDWLKSFEIPFNSMQDVNLNQPIFGANYLCGIASAVQGGQMRGEVKWRMTFNRGGCIEFGQSLLQAVERAVRMRPENAPPAYSPPIGDFYSAPPAYYQPSPDQGPNGFNPTTDSFPDQPNPSRVFMSSAPPPYPGIGPERGPHPTEELHVAGQFEAPPAYGSGETADGLRRRN
- the eif-3.F gene encoding Eukaryotic translation initiation factor 3 subunit F (Confirmed by transcript evidence) codes for the protein MASNLTVNVHPGVYMNVVDTHMRRTKSSAKNTGQEKCMGTLMGYYEKGSIQVTNCFAIPFNESNDDLEIDDQFNQQMISALKKTSPNEQPVGWFLTTSDITSSCLIYHDYYVRVITEASARRESPPIVVLTIDTTFSGDMSKRMPVRAYLRSKAGIPGAAGPHCAIFNPLRVELAAFPGELVAMQLIEKALDSRRREATLESGLEQLETSTAQMIEWLERMLHYVEDVNKNGEKPGDAQIGRQLMDIVTASSNNMQPEKLDTLVKNTLRDYVMVSYLAKLTQTQLQVHERLVSA